A stretch of Carya illinoinensis cultivar Pawnee chromosome 14, C.illinoinensisPawnee_v1, whole genome shotgun sequence DNA encodes these proteins:
- the LOC122294420 gene encoding peroxidase 4-like, with protein MASCISTSSFTVNVIVALALLVVFTGSSSAQLSTSFYSKSCPKVFSAVRPVLINAISKAPRLGASLLRLHFHDCFVNGCDGSVLLDDTATFQGEKTAAQNNRSIRGFKIVDDIKTAVEEVCPGVVSCADILAIAARDSVVILGGPNWAVKVGRRDSKTASFTDAGNDLPFGISNLSVLISNFRNKGLSAQDMVALSGAHTIGQARCITFRPHIYNDTNIDSSFAKLRQSTCPFNTGGRKNLAPMDIQTPNHFDNKYFENLLSQKGLLHSDQELYNGGSTDSLVKTYVNYPKTFNDDFVTAMVKMGDIEPLTGSSGEIRRNCRRPN; from the exons ATGGCCTCCTGCATTTCTACCTCTTCCTTCACCGTCAATGTTATCGTCGCATTAGCCCTACTTGTGGTTTTCACGGGGAGCTCCTCTGCTCAACTCTCTACAAGTTTCTACTCTAAAAGTTGTCCCAAGGTCTTCAGCGCGGTGCGGCCTGTTCTCATAAATGCCATTTCAAAGGCACCTCGCCTGGGTGCTTCTCTCCTTCGTCTCCACTTCCATGACTGTTTTGTCAAT GGTTGTGACGGCTCGGTACTCCTGGATGACACGGCTACCTTCCAAGGCGAGAAGACAGCAGCTCAAAACAACAGATCCATCAGGGGTTTCAAGATTGTCGATGACATAAAAACCGCTGTAGAGGAAGTATGCCCAGGAGTGGTGTCTTGTGCCGATATCTTAGCCATTGCTGCTCGTGACTCTGTTGTAATT CTTGGCGGGCCTAATTGGGCTGTTAAAGTGGGAAGAAGAGACTCGAAGACAGCCAGCTTTACTGATGCCGGAAATGACCTCCCTTTCGGCATATCTAACTTATCCGTCCTCATCAGCAATTTCCGAAACAAAGGTCTCTCTGCCCAGGATATGGTTGCCTTGTCTG GAGCTCACACGATCGGGCAAGCAAGATGTATAACTTTCAGACCCCACATATATAACGACACAAACATCGATAGTTCATTTGCCAAGCTCAGACAGAGCACATGCCCATTTAACACCGGCGGCCGCAAGAACCTTGCCCCTATGGACATCCAAACGCCTAATCATTTTGATAACAAGTACTTCGAaaacctcctcagccaaaaggGTCTTCTACACTCTGATCAAGAACTGTACAATGGCGGGTCGACCGATTCACTGGTTAAAACCTACGTCAACTATCCTAAGACCTTCAACGATGACTTCGTCACTGCAATGGTCAAAATGGGAGACATCGAACCCCTCACTGGATCCAGTGGTGAGATTAGAAGGAACTGCAGAAGGCCGAACTAA